Proteins found in one Streptomyces sp. CB09001 genomic segment:
- a CDS encoding TIGR03086 family metal-binding protein yields MSSTNAAHRGEARIEADPVVPTILITREFDAPPERVFQAYTDPDLVVQWLGPRRLTMRIDRYDARSGGSYRYVHRADDGTEYGFHGVFHEVRPGERIVQTFTYEGAPDDVSLETVVFEGLGDRRTRLIAKSLMDSVEARDAMLASGMEGGVREGYERLDELLRGRAAADEHRRIARAFTERVRGVAGDAWESPAPCEGWVARDVVRHLVEWFPAFLKSGAGIELPQGPSVDDDPEAAWTVHSEGVQALLDDPATARGVLSNPHIGEVPLDRAVDRFYTADVFMHTWDLARATGQDERLDPDKCAQLLDGMLPLDDVLRSSGQYGPRVEVPDGADVQIRLLAFIGRTP; encoded by the coding sequence ATGAGCAGCACGAACGCCGCCCATCGTGGCGAAGCCCGGATCGAGGCCGACCCGGTTGTGCCGACCATCCTGATCACCCGGGAGTTCGACGCTCCGCCCGAGCGGGTGTTCCAGGCCTACACCGATCCCGACCTGGTCGTCCAGTGGCTCGGCCCGCGTCGGCTCACCATGCGCATCGACCGGTACGACGCGCGCAGCGGCGGATCGTACCGGTACGTGCATCGCGCGGACGACGGGACCGAGTACGGCTTCCACGGCGTGTTCCACGAGGTACGGCCGGGCGAGCGGATCGTCCAGACCTTCACCTACGAGGGCGCGCCGGACGACGTCAGTCTGGAGACGGTGGTCTTCGAGGGCCTCGGCGACCGCCGCACCCGGCTGATCGCCAAGTCCCTCATGGACTCCGTCGAGGCCCGCGACGCGATGCTCGCCAGCGGCATGGAGGGCGGTGTCCGAGAGGGATACGAGCGCCTCGACGAACTGCTCCGGGGCAGGGCGGCGGCCGATGAGCACCGAAGGATCGCGCGGGCCTTCACGGAACGGGTGCGCGGGGTGGCCGGGGATGCATGGGAGAGTCCGGCTCCGTGCGAGGGATGGGTCGCCCGGGACGTGGTGCGCCACCTGGTCGAGTGGTTCCCGGCCTTCCTGAAGTCCGGCGCCGGGATCGAACTGCCGCAGGGGCCGTCGGTGGACGACGACCCCGAGGCGGCCTGGACGGTGCACAGCGAGGGCGTCCAGGCACTTCTCGACGACCCCGCCACGGCGCGGGGGGTCCTGTCGAACCCGCACATCGGCGAGGTCCCGCTGGACCGGGCGGTCGACCGCTTCTACACCGCCGACGTCTTCATGCACACCTGGGACCTGGCACGGGCCACCGGCCAGGACGAGCGTCTCGACCCCGACAAGTGCGCCCAGCTGCTCGACGGCATGCTGCCGCTGGACGACGTACTGCGCTCCAGCGGTCAGTACGGCCCGCGGGTCGAGGTCCCCGACGGCGCCGACGTGCAGATTCGCCTGCTCGCCTTCATCGGCCGCACCCCCTGA
- the guaA gene encoding glutamine-hydrolyzing GMP synthase yields the protein MSSATPAAAAPDTVLVVDFGAQYAQLIARRVREARVYSEIVPSSMPVEEILAKNPAAIILSGGPSSVYEPGAPTLDRSLFEAGVPVFGMCYGFQLMAQTLGGTVDNSGAREYGRTDLTVSKPSSTLFEGTPAEQAVWMSHGDACSAAPEGFTVTGSTDVVPVAAFENDEKKLYGVQYHPEVMHSTHGQQVLEHFLYRGAGLSPDWTTGNVIEEQVAAIRAQVGDKRAICGLSGGVDSAVAAALVQKAIGSQLTCVYVDHGLMRKGETEQVEKDFVAATGVQLKVVDASERFLGALAGVSDPEQKRKIIGREFIRVFEQAQLEIMREDGPEVAFLVQGTLYPDVVESGGGTGTANIKSHHNVGGLPDDIEFELVEPLRQLFKDEVRMVGAELGLPDEIVQRQPFPGPGLGIRIVGEVTKERLDLLREADAIAREELTAAGLDRDIWQCPVVLLADVRSVGVQGDGRTYGHPIVLRPVSSEDAMTADWSRLPYEVLSKISTRITNEVTDVNRVVLDVTSKPPGTIEWE from the coding sequence GTGTCATCAGCGACTCCCGCTGCCGCCGCCCCCGACACCGTCCTGGTCGTCGACTTCGGCGCGCAGTACGCCCAGCTCATCGCCCGTCGTGTCCGCGAGGCGCGGGTCTACAGCGAGATCGTGCCGAGCTCCATGCCGGTCGAGGAGATCCTCGCCAAGAACCCGGCGGCCATCATCCTCTCGGGCGGCCCCTCGTCGGTGTACGAGCCGGGCGCCCCCACCCTGGACCGCTCCCTGTTCGAGGCCGGCGTCCCCGTCTTCGGCATGTGCTACGGCTTCCAGCTGATGGCGCAGACCCTCGGCGGCACCGTCGACAACTCCGGCGCCCGCGAGTACGGCCGCACCGACCTCACGGTCTCCAAGCCGTCCTCCACCCTCTTCGAGGGCACCCCCGCCGAGCAGGCCGTGTGGATGTCGCACGGCGACGCCTGCTCCGCCGCCCCCGAGGGCTTCACCGTCACCGGCTCCACGGACGTCGTCCCCGTCGCCGCCTTCGAGAACGACGAGAAGAAGCTCTACGGCGTCCAGTACCACCCCGAGGTCATGCACTCCACGCACGGACAGCAGGTGCTGGAGCACTTCCTGTACCGGGGTGCGGGCCTGAGCCCCGACTGGACCACGGGCAACGTCATCGAGGAGCAGGTCGCGGCCATCCGCGCGCAGGTCGGCGACAAGCGGGCCATCTGCGGGCTCTCCGGCGGCGTGGACTCGGCCGTCGCCGCCGCCCTCGTGCAGAAGGCCATCGGCTCCCAGCTGACCTGCGTCTACGTGGACCACGGCCTGATGCGCAAGGGCGAGACCGAGCAGGTCGAGAAGGACTTCGTCGCCGCGACCGGCGTGCAGCTGAAGGTCGTGGACGCCAGCGAGCGGTTCCTGGGCGCGCTGGCCGGCGTCTCCGACCCCGAGCAGAAGCGGAAGATCATCGGCCGGGAGTTCATCCGGGTCTTCGAGCAGGCCCAGCTGGAGATCATGCGGGAGGACGGCCCGGAGGTCGCCTTCCTCGTGCAGGGCACGCTCTACCCGGACGTCGTCGAGTCCGGCGGCGGCACCGGCACCGCCAACATCAAGTCCCACCACAACGTGGGCGGGCTCCCGGACGACATCGAGTTCGAGCTGGTCGAGCCGCTGCGCCAGCTGTTCAAGGACGAGGTCCGGATGGTCGGCGCCGAGCTGGGCCTGCCGGACGAGATCGTCCAGCGCCAGCCCTTCCCGGGCCCGGGTCTCGGCATCCGGATCGTCGGCGAGGTCACCAAGGAGCGGCTCGACCTGCTGCGCGAGGCCGACGCCATCGCCCGCGAGGAACTGACCGCGGCCGGCCTCGACCGCGACATCTGGCAGTGCCCGGTGGTGCTGCTCGCCGACGTCCGCTCCGTCGGCGTCCAGGGCGACGGCCGCACCTACGGCCACCCGATCGTCCTGCGGCCGGTCTCGTCCGAGGACGCCATGACGGCCGACTGGTCCCGGCTGCCGTACGAGGTGCTCTCCAAGATCTCGACCCGGATCACCAACGAGGTCACCGACGTCAACCGCGTCGTCCTCGACGTGACCTCGAAGCCGCCGGGGACGATCGAGTGGGAGTGA
- a CDS encoding chorismate mutase has product MTVTAADKTGARTSEAADVITGARERIDSLDDRIIGLIQERMAVSAVIQEARITSGGRRVNLSREMEVLDHYREALGKPGTALAMTMLELCRGRV; this is encoded by the coding sequence ATGACCGTCACCGCAGCAGACAAGACCGGCGCCCGCACCTCCGAGGCCGCCGACGTGATCACCGGCGCCCGGGAGCGGATCGATTCCCTGGACGACCGGATCATCGGGCTGATCCAGGAACGGATGGCCGTCTCCGCGGTCATCCAGGAGGCGCGGATCACCTCCGGCGGCCGGCGCGTCAACCTCTCCCGCGAGATGGAGGTGCTGGACCACTACCGGGAGGCGCTGGGCAAGCCGGGCACGGCGCTGGCGATGACGATGCTGGAGCTGTGTCGCGGCCGCGTCTGA
- a CDS encoding LPXTG cell wall anchor domain-containing protein, whose translation MGSAASPASPSTTGAGTLAPDGTQTATSVPANPSPSTSEPEETASPDPEPSVCEDTKVDVGIEGLPGEIAAGSGWHAFSLNVANDSGSTLQNLEYLAGASADRDGEDLFESEAVALQAWNPEDRTWENLDELGYAVGYIGYTDELAPDYEVAIPMRINVRAGAPAGAGFTLGATIYGDADGECTGFGDVAYRFRIVAPGTDTDGTRPQEGGKAPVTVRKPAADTPEVTGSLAATGSSSALPVIGLVGGLAVVAGGGAVFVVRRRRAGSDT comes from the coding sequence ATGGGTTCCGCCGCCTCCCCGGCCTCCCCGAGCACGACGGGCGCGGGCACTCTCGCCCCCGACGGCACGCAGACGGCCACGTCCGTCCCCGCGAACCCCTCGCCGAGCACCTCCGAGCCGGAGGAGACCGCGAGCCCGGATCCCGAACCGTCCGTGTGCGAGGACACCAAGGTCGACGTCGGCATCGAGGGCCTGCCCGGCGAGATCGCGGCGGGCAGCGGCTGGCACGCGTTCTCGCTGAACGTGGCGAACGACTCCGGCTCCACGCTGCAGAACCTCGAGTACCTGGCCGGCGCCTCCGCCGACCGCGACGGCGAGGACCTGTTCGAGAGCGAGGCGGTCGCTCTCCAGGCCTGGAACCCCGAGGACCGGACCTGGGAGAACCTCGACGAACTCGGCTACGCGGTGGGCTACATCGGTTACACCGACGAACTGGCGCCCGACTACGAGGTCGCCATCCCGATGCGGATCAACGTGCGGGCCGGTGCCCCGGCCGGCGCCGGCTTCACGCTCGGCGCGACGATCTACGGCGACGCGGACGGCGAGTGCACCGGCTTCGGCGACGTCGCCTACCGGTTCCGGATCGTGGCCCCCGGCACGGACACGGACGGCACCCGGCCGCAGGAGGGCGGCAAGGCGCCCGTGACCGTCCGGAAGCCGGCCGCCGACACCCCGGAGGTCACCGGGAGCCTCGCCGCGACCGGCTCCAGCTCGGCGTTGCCGGTGATCGGCCTCGTCGGCGGGCTCGCCGTGGTGGCCGGCGGCGGTGCGGTGTTCGTGGTCCGGCGGCGCAGGGCCGGCTCGGACACCTGA
- a CDS encoding response regulator transcription factor: protein MSDPTEANGTAGAGGVAEPAQPTSGGAEERRVRVVLVDDHRMFRTGVQAEIGQTAVTGVEVVGEAADVDQAVTVITATRPEVVLLDVHLPGGGGVEVLRRCAPLMSDAERPVRFLALSVSDAAEDVIGVIRGGARGYVTKTITGTDLVNSVFRVQEGDAVFSPRLAGFVLDAFASTDAPPVDEDLDRLTQREREVLRLIARGYAYKEIAKQLYISVKTVESHVSAVLRKLQLSNRHELTRWATARRLV, encoded by the coding sequence ATGAGCGACCCGACCGAGGCGAACGGAACGGCGGGAGCGGGCGGGGTGGCCGAGCCCGCACAGCCGACGAGTGGCGGCGCGGAGGAGCGCCGCGTGCGCGTGGTGCTCGTCGACGACCACCGCATGTTCCGCACCGGCGTCCAGGCCGAGATCGGCCAGACCGCCGTGACCGGGGTCGAGGTCGTCGGCGAGGCCGCCGACGTCGACCAGGCCGTCACCGTCATCACCGCGACCCGCCCCGAGGTGGTGCTCCTCGACGTCCACCTCCCCGGCGGCGGCGGGGTCGAGGTGCTGCGCCGCTGCGCGCCCCTGATGAGCGACGCCGAGCGGCCCGTCCGCTTCCTCGCGCTGTCCGTCTCGGACGCGGCGGAGGACGTGATCGGAGTGATCCGCGGCGGTGCCCGGGGCTACGTGACCAAGACCATCACCGGCACCGACCTGGTCAACTCCGTCTTCCGCGTCCAGGAGGGCGACGCCGTCTTCTCCCCGCGCCTGGCCGGCTTCGTCCTCGACGCCTTCGCCTCCACCGACGCCCCGCCGGTCGACGAGGACCTCGACCGGCTCACCCAGCGCGAGCGCGAGGTGCTGCGCCTGATCGCCCGCGGCTACGCGTACAAGGAGATCGCCAAGCAGCTCTACATCTCGGTCAAGACCGTCGAGTCCCACGTCTCGGCGGTCCTGCGCAAGCTCCAGCTGTCCAACCGGCACGAGCTGACCCGCTGGGCGACGGCACGCCGCCTGGTGTGA
- a CDS encoding PspC domain-containing protein, producing the protein MTDHEHAATGPGPGSGPRPTGGAGPRDAGAAGPGAVGGADAPGPPHRFRRDRRHKALAGVCAGLGRQCDLDPVIFRITLAVLSATGGIGLIFYGFAWLFVPYEDEEENEVRKLLTGRVDGQALAAVLFALVGCGVFLTMLHNGGVLTFAVVLSLLLAGAGYWSRHRGAPEPDPLSAQAVADAPPEAKAPPIMYTWPSWWRDPIVKDGTHDGGTGYMWGPPDSAERDIAAAVNIGRGIPGRRDRATAGDRRSRSPQTLGIGGWVFLLALLAGFLGTRLTWDDHPLGTSLQTGLACALAVLGLGIAVSSFLGRTGAGSIFLAVITAGLLAGSAAVPDDVGTEWVRTTWKPVVAADVRDQYDLGTGSGTLDLSRLDLAEGQTVTTRADVGLGRIRVVVPPDVTVRLHVEVGVGDIQLPGDNERDVDVAPGKREEITLSPTEGGKKSGTLDLDLQVGVGQAEVSRAAS; encoded by the coding sequence ATGACCGATCACGAGCACGCCGCGACGGGTCCGGGACCCGGCTCCGGCCCGCGCCCCACGGGGGGCGCGGGGCCGCGGGATGCCGGTGCGGCCGGCCCGGGTGCCGTCGGCGGCGCGGACGCCCCCGGGCCGCCGCACCGGTTCCGGCGCGACCGGCGGCACAAGGCGCTGGCCGGCGTGTGCGCCGGCCTCGGCCGGCAGTGCGACCTGGACCCGGTGATCTTCCGGATCACGCTCGCGGTACTCTCCGCGACCGGCGGCATCGGTCTGATCTTCTACGGCTTCGCCTGGCTCTTCGTCCCCTACGAGGACGAGGAGGAGAACGAGGTGCGCAAGCTGCTGACCGGCCGGGTCGACGGCCAGGCACTGGCGGCGGTGCTCTTCGCCCTGGTCGGCTGCGGGGTGTTCCTCACCATGCTGCACAACGGCGGGGTGCTGACCTTCGCCGTCGTCCTCTCCCTGCTCCTGGCGGGCGCCGGGTACTGGTCGCGGCACCGCGGGGCGCCCGAACCGGACCCGCTGTCGGCGCAGGCCGTCGCGGACGCCCCGCCGGAGGCAAAGGCACCGCCGATCATGTACACGTGGCCCTCCTGGTGGCGCGACCCCATCGTCAAGGACGGCACCCACGACGGCGGGACGGGCTACATGTGGGGGCCGCCGGACTCCGCGGAGCGTGACATCGCGGCGGCCGTCAACATCGGCCGCGGCATCCCGGGCCGCCGCGACCGCGCCACCGCGGGCGACCGGCGCTCCCGGTCCCCGCAGACCCTCGGCATCGGCGGCTGGGTGTTCCTCCTCGCCCTGCTCGCCGGCTTCCTCGGGACCCGGCTGACCTGGGACGACCACCCGCTCGGCACCAGTCTGCAGACCGGCCTGGCGTGCGCGCTGGCCGTCCTCGGCCTCGGTATCGCGGTCAGTTCCTTCCTCGGGCGTACCGGAGCCGGTTCGATCTTCCTGGCGGTCATCACGGCGGGTCTGCTGGCCGGTTCGGCCGCCGTCCCGGACGACGTCGGCACCGAATGGGTCCGGACCACCTGGAAGCCCGTGGTCGCGGCCGACGTGCGCGACCAGTACGACCTCGGCACGGGCAGCGGCACCCTCGACCTGTCCCGCCTCGACCTGGCCGAGGGGCAGACGGTGACCACCCGGGCCGACGTGGGCCTGGGCCGGATACGGGTCGTCGTGCCGCCGGACGTGACCGTGCGGCTGCACGTAGAGGTGGGCGTGGGCGACATCCAGCTGCCCGGCGACAACGAGAGGGACGTGGACGTGGCACCGGGCAAGCGCGAGGAGATCACCCTGTCCCCCACCGAGGGCGGCAAGAAATCCGGCACCCTCGACCTCGACCTCCAGGTCGGCGTCGGCCAGGCGGAGGTGTCCCGTGCTGCGTCATAG
- a CDS encoding metalloregulator ArsR/SmtB family transcription factor — protein MPDDRLSQVFSALADPTRRDIVARLSAGDATVNELAEPYDITVQAVSKHIRVLEGAGLVSRSKDAQRRPCHLEAKVLDLMTKWIERYRQEAEDRFRRLDAVLERMDEQPATRTTTEGAAS, from the coding sequence GTGCCCGACGACCGGCTGTCCCAGGTGTTCTCCGCACTGGCCGACCCGACCCGGCGCGACATCGTGGCCCGGCTGTCCGCAGGCGACGCCACGGTCAACGAACTGGCCGAGCCGTACGACATCACCGTGCAGGCCGTCTCCAAGCACATCAGGGTGTTGGAGGGCGCCGGTCTGGTCAGTCGCAGCAAGGACGCCCAGCGACGGCCCTGCCACCTGGAGGCGAAGGTCCTCGACCTGATGACGAAGTGGATCGAGCGCTACCGGCAGGAGGCGGAGGACCGTTTCCGCCGCCTGGACGCCGTCCTGGAGCGGATGGACGAGCAGCCGGCGACGCGCACCACGACGGAGGGAGCAGCATCATGA
- a CDS encoding class II aldolase/adducin family protein, translating to MHGTPGASEPPPLPTDRLRFAMPPRHDSVEDERRHRRERLACALRLFGRYGFEDGVSGHITARDPEYTDCFWVNPFGVPFAHITVSDLVLVNSEGQVVEGGHHVNQAAFTVHSQVHAARPDVVAVAHCHSVHGRALSALGELLEPITQESCAFYEDHALYDSYSGVAVDAEEGRRIARALGSGKALVLRNHGLLTVGDSVDAAAWWFLSLERSCQVQLLAKAAGRPVPIGHRQAVATREQLGGDLVAWINYQPLWQEVTRREPDLFD from the coding sequence ATGCACGGGACGCCCGGGGCCAGCGAGCCCCCGCCGCTGCCCACCGACCGGCTGCGGTTCGCGATGCCGCCGCGGCACGACTCGGTGGAGGACGAACGCCGGCACCGCAGGGAGCGGCTCGCGTGCGCGCTGCGCCTCTTCGGGCGGTACGGGTTCGAGGACGGGGTCTCCGGTCACATCACGGCCCGCGACCCCGAGTACACCGACTGTTTCTGGGTCAACCCGTTCGGTGTGCCCTTCGCCCACATCACGGTGAGCGACCTGGTGCTGGTCAACTCCGAGGGACAGGTGGTGGAGGGCGGTCACCACGTCAACCAGGCCGCCTTCACGGTGCACTCCCAGGTCCACGCCGCCCGTCCGGACGTCGTCGCGGTCGCCCACTGCCACTCGGTGCACGGACGCGCCCTGTCGGCCCTCGGTGAGCTGCTCGAGCCGATCACCCAGGAGAGCTGCGCCTTCTACGAGGACCACGCCCTGTACGACTCCTACTCGGGCGTCGCCGTCGACGCCGAGGAGGGGCGGCGCATCGCCCGGGCGCTCGGCTCCGGCAAGGCCCTCGTGCTGCGCAACCACGGGCTGCTGACGGTCGGCGACTCCGTGGACGCGGCGGCCTGGTGGTTCCTGTCGCTGGAGCGGTCCTGCCAGGTGCAGCTGCTCGCGAAGGCGGCGGGGCGGCCGGTGCCGATCGGCCACCGGCAGGCCGTGGCGACCCGGGAACAGCTCGGCGGCGACCTGGTGGCCTGGATCAACTACCAGCCCTTGTGGCAGGAGGTCACCCGCCGCGAACCGGACCTGTTCGACTGA
- a CDS encoding C40 family peptidase — protein MGTHRRPRQRAKGGGRARTAATITLAGAATATGLGGTGHADPQPTAAQVRAKVDQLYQEAEVATEKYNGVKEKADAAERRLEDLRDEAARKEDRLNSAREALGSVAAAQYRSGGLDPALQLALSSDPDRYLDGAAFAERAGSRQQAEVGRVRKELRDIEQLRGAARVEVASLKSRRAELKRHRETVTGKLEKARSLLSRLTTEERADVGDRASRSAPGPREGLSATAEAPNSRAAAAVAYAYQKLGSPYVWGATGPNAFDCSGLTQAAYRAAGVSLPRTTYAQIDAGRRVPRSELLPGDLVFFYSGISHVGIYVGNGRMIHAPNPSAPVRVAPVDEMPFAGAARVA, from the coding sequence GTGGGAACGCACCGCAGGCCGCGACAGCGCGCGAAGGGCGGCGGCAGAGCCCGTACGGCGGCCACGATCACCCTGGCGGGGGCGGCCACCGCGACGGGTCTGGGCGGCACCGGACACGCCGACCCGCAGCCGACGGCGGCACAGGTCAGGGCCAAGGTGGACCAGCTCTACCAGGAGGCCGAGGTGGCCACGGAGAAGTACAACGGCGTGAAGGAGAAGGCCGACGCCGCCGAACGGCGCCTGGAGGACCTGCGCGACGAGGCAGCCCGCAAGGAGGACCGGCTGAACTCGGCACGGGAGGCGCTGGGTTCGGTCGCGGCGGCGCAGTACCGCAGCGGAGGCCTGGACCCGGCGCTGCAACTGGCGCTCTCCTCCGACCCGGACCGGTACCTCGACGGCGCCGCGTTCGCCGAGCGCGCGGGCAGCCGGCAGCAGGCCGAGGTGGGCCGCGTACGCAAGGAACTCCGCGACATCGAGCAACTGCGCGGCGCCGCCCGCGTCGAGGTGGCCTCGCTGAAGTCGCGCCGGGCCGAGCTGAAACGTCACCGCGAGACCGTCACCGGCAAGCTGGAGAAGGCCCGCAGCCTGCTCTCCCGCCTGACCACCGAGGAACGCGCCGACGTCGGCGACCGGGCGTCCCGCTCGGCGCCGGGCCCCCGGGAGGGCCTGTCGGCGACCGCCGAGGCCCCCAACTCCCGTGCCGCGGCGGCCGTCGCCTACGCCTACCAGAAGCTCGGCAGCCCCTACGTCTGGGGCGCGACCGGCCCGAACGCCTTCGACTGCTCGGGCCTCACCCAGGCCGCCTACCGCGCCGCCGGCGTCTCCCTCCCCCGCACGACCTACGCCCAGATCGACGCGGGCCGCCGCGTCCCACGGTCCGAACTGCTCCCCGGCGACCTGGTCTTCTTCTACTCGGGCATCAGTCACGTCGGCATCTACGTCGGCAACGGCCGGATGATCCACGCCCCGAACCCGTCGGCACCGGTGCGTGTCGCCCCGGTCGACGAGATGCCGTTCGCGGGGGCCGCGCGGGTGGCGTGA
- a CDS encoding pyridoxamine 5'-phosphate oxidase family protein codes for MTSGTPVNWAGFAAAEPELADTVEARFGAYTHHVLATLRKDGSPRTTGLEVRFLTGELWLGMMPDSLKALDLRRDPRFALQANPGDGTGMGGGDVRIAGRAIEVEDPRTKAGYVREVEPPEPFHLFRTELTEVVRTRVEDDKYLVVEIWRPGKPLRTVRRA; via the coding sequence ATGACTTCAGGCACCCCTGTGAACTGGGCCGGTTTCGCCGCCGCCGAACCCGAACTGGCCGACACCGTCGAGGCGCGCTTCGGCGCGTACACGCATCACGTCCTCGCCACCCTCCGCAAGGACGGCTCGCCCCGCACCACCGGCCTGGAGGTGCGCTTCCTCACCGGCGAGCTGTGGCTGGGCATGATGCCGGACTCGCTGAAGGCGCTCGACCTGCGCCGCGACCCGCGCTTCGCGCTGCAGGCGAACCCGGGGGACGGCACCGGCATGGGCGGCGGGGACGTGCGGATCGCCGGGCGGGCGATCGAGGTCGAGGACCCGCGGACCAAGGCCGGATACGTGCGGGAGGTGGAACCGCCGGAGCCGTTCCACCTCTTCCGCACCGAGCTGACGGAGGTCGTGCGCACCCGCGTCGAGGACGACAAGTACCTCGTCGTCGAGATCTGGCGGCCCGGAAAGCCCCTGCGCACCGTCAGGCGCGCCTAG
- a CDS encoding DoxX family membrane protein — translation MRTDVDISPAGGGGWRDNAARYALLPLRIFLGVTFVYAGLDKLTDSAFMKDSGAGSIGDMMRAVRDSSAVPALVDLALKNPPGFGYAIALGELAVGIGTLLGLLTRLAALGGALISLSLWLTVSWASDPYYYGNDLAYLMAWLPLVLAGAPLLSLDAVLRSRRGRRTGGYR, via the coding sequence ATGCGCACGGATGTGGACATCTCGCCCGCGGGCGGGGGCGGCTGGCGAGACAACGCCGCCCGGTACGCCCTCCTGCCCCTGCGGATCTTCCTCGGCGTCACCTTCGTCTACGCCGGTCTGGACAAGCTCACCGACAGCGCCTTCATGAAGGACTCCGGTGCCGGTTCCATCGGCGACATGATGCGTGCCGTCCGCGACTCCTCGGCCGTGCCCGCCCTGGTCGACCTCGCCCTGAAGAACCCGCCCGGTTTCGGCTACGCCATCGCCCTGGGCGAGCTGGCCGTCGGCATCGGCACCCTGCTCGGGCTGCTCACCCGCCTGGCGGCGCTGGGCGGTGCGCTGATCTCGCTCAGCCTGTGGCTGACCGTCAGCTGGGCCTCCGACCCCTACTACTACGGCAACGACCTCGCCTATCTGATGGCTTGGCTCCCCCTCGTCCTCGCCGGCGCCCCGCTGTTGTCACTGGACGCCGTACTGCGTTCCCGGCGCGGGCGGCGGACGGGCGGGTACCGCTAG
- a CDS encoding ATP-binding protein, giving the protein MPEAAAAPVVGPRPPRKLYRSSDGRWLGGVARGLAGHLGLPVVWVRFAFVGLFMADGLGALLYAAFWFFVPLGVGGVEAQKPPSLVTSETAPDGRRRLVARKPDKGQMVALLLMVVVALVFVGNVDLGGGAKAYLWPTVLVGAGVALVWRQADNARRARWAEVGRHRRTVTLLRSVGGVLLVTAGATGIFVLQGSAAHLGSVLQAALAVLVGTTLLAGPYLVRMTQDLSEERLMRIRAQERAEVAAHVHDSVLHTLTLIQRNAENAGEVRRLARAQERDLRSWLYKPEGNGKDEDDEPTTLAEAVKRNAAEVEDKHGVPLEVVVVGDCPLDERISAQMQAAREAMVNAAKYGGEGGAVQVYAEVEGRTVFVSVRDRGPGFDLDSIPADRMGVRESIIGRMERNGGTARLRAVPDGGTEVELEMERAEKTS; this is encoded by the coding sequence ATGCCGGAAGCCGCAGCAGCACCCGTCGTCGGACCGCGGCCGCCGCGCAAGCTCTACCGGAGCAGCGACGGACGCTGGCTCGGTGGGGTGGCGCGGGGGCTCGCCGGGCATCTCGGGCTGCCCGTCGTCTGGGTCCGGTTCGCCTTCGTCGGGCTGTTCATGGCCGACGGCCTGGGCGCGCTGCTGTACGCGGCCTTCTGGTTCTTCGTGCCGCTGGGCGTCGGGGGAGTGGAGGCGCAGAAGCCGCCGTCCCTCGTCACCTCCGAGACCGCGCCGGACGGCCGCCGCAGACTCGTCGCCCGCAAGCCGGACAAGGGGCAGATGGTCGCCCTGCTCCTCATGGTCGTCGTCGCCCTGGTCTTCGTGGGCAACGTCGACCTGGGCGGCGGCGCCAAGGCCTACCTCTGGCCGACCGTGCTCGTCGGCGCCGGCGTCGCCCTCGTCTGGCGCCAGGCGGACAACGCGCGACGGGCCCGCTGGGCCGAGGTGGGACGCCACCGCCGCACGGTCACGCTGCTGCGCTCGGTGGGGGGCGTCCTGCTGGTGACGGCCGGTGCCACCGGCATCTTCGTCCTCCAGGGATCCGCCGCCCACCTCGGCTCCGTCCTCCAGGCGGCCCTGGCCGTCCTCGTCGGCACCACCCTCCTCGCCGGTCCCTACCTGGTGCGGATGACGCAGGACCTCTCCGAGGAGCGGCTGATGCGCATCCGCGCGCAGGAGCGCGCCGAGGTCGCCGCACACGTCCACGACTCGGTGCTGCACACCCTGACCCTGATCCAGCGCAACGCGGAGAACGCGGGCGAGGTGCGCCGCCTGGCCCGGGCCCAGGAGCGGGACCTGCGCTCCTGGCTCTACAAACCGGAGGGCAACGGCAAGGACGAGGACGACGAGCCCACCACCCTCGCCGAGGCCGTGAAGCGCAATGCCGCGGAGGTCGAGGACAAGCACGGCGTTCCCCTCGAGGTGGTCGTCGTCGGCGACTGCCCGCTCGACGAGCGGATCAGCGCACAGATGCAGGCCGCGCGCGAAGCGATGGTGAACGCGGCCAAGTACGGTGGCGAGGGCGGCGCCGTACAGGTCTACGCCGAAGTCGAGGGCAGGACGGTCTTCGTGTCCGTCCGGGACCGCGGTCCCGGCTTCGACCTCGACTCGATACCCGCCGACCGCATGGGCGTCAGAGAATCGATCATCGGCCGCATGGAGCGCAACGGCGGCACGGCGCGGCTGCGCGCGGTGCCGGACGGCGGCACGGAGGTCGAACTGGAAATGGAGAGGGCGGAGAAGACGTCATGA